In the genome of Spirochaetia bacterium, one region contains:
- a CDS encoding MATE family efflux transporter, which produces MTAGRPKLGFSLVAVAGTMNACLDFLFMGPFGMGIRGAALATGIGYLVPAVGGVVFFLHGTGSELYITRFRRDFRLIAESCGNGASELVGQLSVAVTTFLFNGAMLRLVGVDGVAAITIIIYAQFLLDTLFIGFSMGVVPLVSYAFGKKAYGEVKQLVWHCIGFIAVASISAFLLALCCGSSVTGLFVPEGSAVYGIAKTGFSLIAWAFLFSGVNVFASVFFTALGDEKCSMVISLLRSLVLLAFGIIVLPHLSGFEGIWLSLPFAEAGTFVVSVSFLRWKMKDLS; this is translated from the coding sequence GTGACGGCCGGACGCCCGAAACTGGGTTTTTCATTGGTCGCTGTAGCTGGAACAATGAATGCCTGTTTGGATTTTTTGTTTATGGGACCGTTTGGGATGGGTATCAGAGGTGCTGCCCTGGCTACTGGGATCGGTTACCTCGTTCCTGCTGTAGGCGGGGTGGTCTTCTTTCTGCATGGTACCGGTTCTGAGTTATACATTACCCGTTTTCGTCGGGATTTCCGTCTCATTGCAGAAAGCTGTGGTAACGGAGCTTCCGAGCTGGTCGGACAACTTTCTGTTGCCGTTACTACCTTTCTTTTCAATGGGGCTATGCTCCGTCTGGTTGGAGTCGATGGTGTTGCTGCAATAACTATCATCATCTATGCACAGTTTTTGCTTGATACACTTTTCATCGGGTTTTCCATGGGAGTTGTTCCTCTTGTCAGTTATGCATTTGGGAAAAAGGCTTATGGGGAAGTGAAGCAGTTGGTATGGCACTGTATCGGTTTCATTGCGGTTGCATCGATTTCCGCATTTCTTCTGGCTCTGTGTTGCGGATCTTCTGTAACAGGTCTGTTCGTTCCTGAAGGGTCTGCTGTATATGGGATTGCAAAAACTGGATTCAGCCTCATTGCATGGGCTTTTCTTTTCAGTGGAGTGAATGTTTTTGCTTCGGTCTTTTTTACTGCACTTGGAGATGAGAAATGTTCCATGGTTATTTCCTTGCTGAGGAGCCTGGTACTTCTTGCTTTTGGTATTATAGTATTGCCACATTTGTCTGGCTTTGAGGGAATCTGGCTGTCACTGCCGTTTGCAGAAGCAGGAACATTTGTGGTTTCTGTCAGTTTTCTGAGGTGGAAAATGAAGGATTTGTCCTAG
- a CDS encoding AraC family transcriptional regulator, with amino-acid sequence MDTTGKILRAIDYIEDNLTHRLGLEAVADCVGLSMAYLDRTFSMMTGLPLHVYLKRRQLTEAARLLSFSDLPIMDIALSAGYENQQAFSNAFRSRYKYAPGSFRKRQLFYPLQQRWDFSEEIAFLSGKANSVSLEFDNAEMTDISGWLRLAGLAVDGYPCFDEREHISAVEKYIKAGQALLAYKGNILVGALLVSPDRGFIDFLGIHPLCRKTELASLLLSKAVHGLLQGSDTVCMTTYRDGDRSDTGYRKFLLDSGFVPSDLSVEFGYPTQKFLFDRKLHEGCTCPVCRSPGKNV; translated from the coding sequence GTGGATACGACAGGAAAGATATTACGTGCCATTGACTATATTGAAGACAACCTGACGCATAGGCTTGGCCTAGAGGCTGTTGCCGATTGTGTCGGCCTGTCGATGGCATACCTGGACAGAACTTTTTCCATGATGACCGGATTGCCACTCCATGTTTACTTGAAGCGGCGTCAGCTCACGGAAGCTGCCCGGTTGCTTTCGTTTTCTGACTTGCCGATCATGGACATAGCATTGTCAGCAGGGTATGAAAACCAGCAGGCATTCAGCAATGCATTCCGGTCGAGATATAAGTATGCGCCTGGGAGCTTCAGGAAAAGGCAGCTGTTTTATCCATTGCAGCAACGATGGGATTTTTCTGAGGAAATTGCCTTTCTGTCTGGGAAGGCAAATTCAGTTTCCTTGGAATTTGATAATGCAGAAATGACTGATATTTCCGGATGGCTGCGACTGGCTGGTTTAGCTGTCGATGGATATCCCTGTTTTGATGAAAGAGAACATATCAGTGCTGTTGAAAAATATATCAAAGCAGGGCAGGCGCTTCTTGCCTATAAGGGAAATATTCTTGTCGGGGCGCTATTGGTATCTCCAGACAGGGGATTCATAGATTTTCTCGGCATACATCCGTTATGCCGAAAGACTGAGCTTGCTTCCTTGCTTCTTTCAAAGGCTGTGCACGGACTGTTGCAGGGAAGCGATACCGTCTGTATGACGACGTACAGAGATGGTGACAGATCTGATACAGGCTATAGAAAGTTTCTTCTTGATTCCGGTTTTGTCCCTTCTGACTTGTCGGTTGAATTTGGCTATCCTACCCAGAAGTTTCTGTTTGACAGGAAACTCCATGAAGGATGCACTTGTCCTGTTTGCAGGTCCCCGGGGAAAAATGTCTGA